In Lacrimispora indolis DSM 755, a genomic segment contains:
- the atpH gene encoding ATP synthase F1 subunit delta: MMQAAINYGQVLFELSVPETAIEETALALRTVPELKRALNSPVVARSSKHRVIDRVFPVEIRTFLKVLVDRRDMDLADDIFKAWRACVCRQEGILEASLYYVTEPEEEQLQEIKGMLRKKYDKKDVRLRLILDQGLIGGFIIRVGDVETDWSLKGRLKELEQKIMRR; encoded by the coding sequence ATGATGCAGGCAGCAATTAATTACGGGCAGGTGCTCTTTGAGCTTTCTGTTCCTGAAACAGCCATTGAGGAAACAGCTCTGGCACTAAGGACTGTGCCGGAGCTTAAGCGCGCCCTTAACAGTCCTGTGGTGGCAAGGAGCAGCAAACACCGTGTCATTGACCGTGTATTTCCTGTTGAGATCAGGACCTTTTTAAAGGTTCTGGTGGATCGCCGGGATATGGATCTTGCAGATGACATTTTTAAGGCATGGCGTGCCTGTGTTTGCAGACAGGAAGGGATTCTGGAGGCTTCTCTTTACTATGTGACAGAACCGGAAGAAGAACAGCTTCAGGAAATCAAGGGAATGCTGCGTAAAAAATATGATAAAAAAGATGTAAGGCTTCGTCTGATCCTTGATCAAGGTTTGATCGGCGGATTCATCATCCGCGTAGGAGATGTGGAGACTGACTGGAGTTTAAAGGGACGTCTTAAAGAATTGGAACAAAAAATAATGCGGAGGTGA
- the atpA gene encoding F0F1 ATP synthase subunit alpha, with protein sequence MASINSDEIISILRSEIEDYDAHARDQEVGTVISVGDGIATVYGIDRAMYGEIVIFDNGIKGMVQDIRREDIGCILFGSDRDVREGCKVTRTKKRAGIPVGEGFVGRVVNALGAPIDGKGEIISDDYRPIEHEAPGIIERKSVSVPMETGILAIDSMFPIGRGQRELIIGDRQTGKTSIAIDAILNQKGKGVICVYVAIGQKASTVAKLVNTLTHYGAMDYTIVVSSTASEPAPLQYIAPYAGTALAEYFMYQGKDVLIVYDDLSKHAVAYRSLSLLLERSPGREAYPGDVFYLHSRLLERSSRLNEEAGGGSITALPIIETQAGDVSAYIPTNVISITDGQIFLESDLFFAGMRPAVNVGLSVSRVGGAAQTKAMKKAAGSIRIDLAQCREMEVFTQFSSDLDPATKEQIQYGKGLTELLKQPLGHPLSLHAQVISLVVANNRLLLDVEASKIKEFQRELLAFFDESHPEIGKEIEESKALSDELKQKILDATAEFKQKRV encoded by the coding sequence GTGGCTTCCATCAATTCAGATGAAATTATTTCTATATTGAGAAGTGAGATTGAAGATTATGACGCTCATGCCAGGGACCAGGAAGTGGGAACGGTTATAAGCGTTGGCGATGGCATTGCGACGGTTTATGGAATTGACCGTGCAATGTACGGAGAAATTGTTATTTTTGATAACGGAATCAAGGGCATGGTACAGGATATCAGAAGAGAAGATATCGGCTGCATCCTGTTTGGTTCCGACCGGGACGTCCGGGAAGGCTGTAAGGTAACAAGAACAAAGAAGCGCGCAGGAATCCCCGTGGGCGAAGGATTTGTTGGAAGAGTGGTCAATGCTCTTGGTGCACCCATTGACGGAAAGGGAGAGATCATCTCTGACGATTACCGCCCCATTGAACATGAAGCGCCTGGCATTATTGAACGTAAGAGCGTATCCGTTCCCATGGAAACAGGAATTCTTGCCATTGACTCCATGTTCCCCATCGGACGGGGGCAGAGAGAGCTGATCATCGGCGACCGTCAGACCGGTAAGACTTCCATTGCCATTGATGCCATTTTAAACCAGAAGGGTAAGGGTGTGATCTGCGTTTATGTTGCCATTGGCCAGAAGGCTTCCACCGTTGCAAAGCTGGTGAATACCCTTACTCATTACGGCGCGATGGATTATACTATTGTGGTGTCATCCACGGCCAGTGAACCGGCTCCCTTACAGTATATTGCTCCTTATGCAGGGACGGCTTTGGCGGAGTATTTTATGTACCAGGGAAAAGATGTGCTGATCGTTTATGATGATTTGTCAAAGCATGCAGTGGCTTACCGTTCCCTGTCTCTGCTTTTGGAGCGGTCTCCGGGACGTGAGGCTTATCCTGGCGATGTATTTTATCTTCATTCCAGACTTCTGGAGCGTTCCAGCCGGTTGAACGAGGAAGCAGGAGGCGGTTCCATTACCGCTCTGCCCATTATTGAGACCCAGGCCGGTGATGTATCCGCTTATATTCCCACCAATGTTATTTCCATTACTGACGGACAGATATTCTTAGAAAGCGATCTGTTTTTCGCCGGCATGAGACCGGCGGTCAATGTTGGTCTTTCCGTATCACGTGTAGGCGGCGCGGCACAGACCAAGGCCATGAAAAAGGCTGCTGGAAGCATTCGTATCGACCTGGCCCAGTGCCGGGAGATGGAGGTGTTTACCCAGTTCAGCTCGGATTTAGATCCGGCTACCAAGGAGCAGATTCAATATGGAAAGGGGCTTACAGAGCTGTTAAAGCAGCCCTTAGGCCATCCTTTAAGCCTTCATGCCCAGGTGATCAGTCTGGTTGTGGCCAATAACCGGCTGCTTTTGGATGTGGAAGCTTCTAAGATCAAAGAATTTCAGAGAGAATTGCTGGCCTTCTTTGATGAGTCTCATCCGGAAATCGGAAAGGAAATCGAAGAAAGCAAGGCGTTGTCCGACGAGCTGAAGCAGAAAATTCTTGATGCAACAGCCGAATTTAAACAGAAACGGGTGTAG
- the atpG gene encoding ATP synthase F1 subunit gamma — translation MANAREIQSRMNSIKSTMKITNAMYTISSSKLKRARKALTDTEPYFYALQRTISRIIRHTPDIDDPYLDTRPHIKKEERKIGYIVVTADKGLAGSYNHNIFKLAQEQIDKGGNPMLFVVGDLGQQYFLKKGIPVEQDFRYTVQKPNMSRARIIEEKIVDYFLSGKLDEVYMIYTRMVNAMKMEAEIEQLLPLPKHRLSQSVPINVHLEEITMKPSPQAVIDAIVPNYIAGFIYGGLVESYSSEQNSRMMAMQAATKSAQEMLDELAITYNRVRQAAITQEITEVISGAKAQKKKRKKA, via the coding sequence ATGGCAAATGCGAGAGAGATACAAAGCAGGATGAACAGCATTAAAAGCACTATGAAGATAACCAATGCGATGTATACCATTTCCTCGTCAAAGCTGAAAAGGGCAAGGAAAGCCCTGACTGATACGGAGCCTTATTTCTATGCGCTGCAAAGGACCATTAGCAGGATCATAAGGCATACGCCCGACATTGACGACCCCTATCTGGATACCAGGCCGCATATTAAAAAAGAAGAACGAAAGATCGGATACATCGTGGTAACGGCTGACAAAGGGCTTGCTGGTTCTTATAATCATAATATTTTTAAACTGGCTCAGGAGCAGATTGACAAGGGCGGAAATCCCATGCTGTTTGTTGTGGGCGATTTGGGACAGCAGTATTTTTTGAAAAAAGGCATACCCGTAGAACAGGATTTCCGGTATACCGTACAGAAGCCCAATATGAGCCGGGCCAGGATCATTGAAGAAAAAATCGTGGATTACTTCCTGTCCGGAAAGCTGGATGAGGTGTATATGATCTACACCAGAATGGTGAATGCCATGAAAATGGAAGCTGAGATCGAGCAGCTTCTTCCTCTTCCCAAGCACCGGTTAAGCCAGAGCGTTCCCATTAACGTGCATCTGGAGGAGATCACCATGAAGCCGTCTCCGCAGGCAGTGATCGATGCCATTGTGCCCAATTACATCGCAGGCTTTATCTATGGAGGTCTGGTGGAATCTTATTCCAGTGAACAGAATTCCAGAATGATGGCAATGCAGGCGGCAACAAAAAGCGCCCAGGAAATGCTTGACGAGCTGGCAATCACCTACAACAGGGTCCGCCAGGCAGCCATTACCCAGGAGATCACCGAGGTAATCAGCGGTGCAAAGGCTCAGAAAAAGAAAAGGAAGAAAGCGTAA
- the atpD gene encoding F0F1 ATP synthase subunit beta: protein MNKGKIVQVLGPVVDVEFFEGSDLPRIKDAIEVDNEGRRCVMEVAQHMGNSTVRCIMLASSEGLYKGLEVTATGEGIKVPVGEQTLGRLFNVLGETIDNGGALEGGPEWVIHRDPPAFEEQSPVAEILETGIKVIDLLAPYAKGGKIGLFGGAGVGKTVLIQELIHNIATEHGGYSIFTGVGERSREGNDLWTEMGESGVISKTALVFGQMNEPPGARMRVAETGLTMAEYFRDEEHKNVLLFIDNIFRFTQAGSEVSALLGRMPSAVGYQPTLATEMGELQERITSTKNGSVTSVQAVYVPADDLTDPAPATTFAHLDATTVLSRKIVEQGIYPAVDPLASNSRILEPDVVGEEHYEVARKVQEILQKYRELQDIIAILGMEELGDEDKTTVYRARKIQKFLSQPFSVAENFTGVAGKYVPLKETVRGFKAIVDGSLDRYPEAAFFNVGTVDEVIEKAGTLEA, encoded by the coding sequence ATGAATAAAGGAAAGATCGTTCAGGTCCTTGGACCTGTAGTAGACGTAGAATTTTTTGAGGGCAGCGACCTTCCCCGCATTAAGGACGCCATTGAGGTGGATAATGAAGGGAGACGCTGCGTCATGGAAGTTGCACAGCATATGGGCAACAGCACAGTCCGCTGCATTATGCTGGCTTCCAGTGAAGGGCTGTATAAAGGCCTGGAGGTAACCGCAACAGGGGAAGGAATCAAGGTCCCTGTGGGCGAGCAGACTCTGGGACGCCTTTTTAACGTTCTCGGAGAGACCATTGACAACGGGGGAGCCTTAGAGGGCGGTCCGGAGTGGGTCATTCACAGAGATCCTCCAGCCTTTGAGGAGCAAAGTCCTGTGGCAGAGATCCTGGAAACAGGGATCAAGGTTATTGACCTTCTGGCTCCTTATGCAAAAGGCGGAAAGATTGGTTTGTTCGGCGGCGCAGGTGTTGGAAAAACGGTTCTGATCCAGGAGCTGATCCACAACATTGCCACAGAGCATGGAGGATATTCTATTTTTACCGGTGTGGGAGAGCGTTCCCGTGAGGGAAATGACCTTTGGACCGAAATGGGAGAATCCGGCGTTATTTCTAAGACTGCCCTGGTGTTCGGACAGATGAATGAGCCGCCGGGTGCACGTATGCGTGTGGCTGAGACAGGACTTACCATGGCGGAATATTTCCGCGATGAAGAGCATAAAAATGTGCTTTTATTTATTGACAATATTTTCCGGTTCACTCAGGCAGGCTCTGAGGTTTCCGCTCTTTTAGGACGTATGCCGTCAGCGGTTGGATACCAGCCTACCCTGGCTACGGAAATGGGCGAGCTTCAGGAGAGGATCACTTCCACAAAAAATGGTTCCGTTACCTCTGTTCAGGCCGTTTATGTGCCTGCCGATGACTTAACGGATCCAGCCCCGGCAACGACCTTTGCCCATTTGGATGCCACCACCGTTTTATCCAGAAAAATCGTGGAACAGGGTATTTATCCGGCAGTTGACCCTCTTGCGTCAAACTCACGTATCCTGGAACCGGATGTGGTGGGAGAAGAGCATTATGAAGTGGCCCGTAAGGTTCAGGAGATTCTTCAGAAATACAGAGAGCTTCAGGATATCATCGCGATCCTGGGCATGGAAGAACTGGGAGATGAGGATAAGACCACGGTTTACCGGGCAAGAAAGATCCAGAAGTTCTTATCCCAGCCCTTCTCTGTAGCAGAGAATTTTACCGGAGTTGCAGGCAAATACGTTCCCCTTAAGGAAACGGTCCGCGGCTTTAAGGCAATCGTAGACGGAAGTTTGGACCGGTATCCGGAAGCAGCGTTCTTTAACGTGGGAACCGTTGATGAGGTGATTGAAAAGGCCGGAACATTAGAGGCTTAG
- the atpC gene encoding ATP synthase F1 subunit epsilon: protein MSTKTFFLQVLASDKIFYKGQCQKLIIPLADGEKAVLPHHEDMVIAVSIGEMRLMDESGQWIHAVVGNGFIQIINNRVTLLVDTAEHPEDIDERRAEEARERAAEQLRQGKSIQEHSHFEASLARSLARLRTKHKYNL, encoded by the coding sequence GTGAGTACAAAAACATTTTTCCTTCAGGTTCTTGCCAGTGATAAGATATTTTATAAAGGCCAGTGCCAAAAGCTTATCATACCTCTTGCGGATGGTGAGAAGGCGGTTCTTCCCCATCATGAGGATATGGTTATTGCAGTATCCATAGGGGAGATGCGTCTGATGGATGAAAGCGGCCAGTGGATTCATGCCGTTGTAGGCAATGGCTTCATCCAGATCATCAATAACCGGGTGACGCTTCTTGTTGATACTGCAGAGCACCCGGAGGACATTGATGAACGCCGGGCTGAGGAAGCCAGAGAAAGGGCGGCCGAGCAGCTAAGGCAGGGTAAAAGCATTCAGGAGCATTCTCATTTTGAGGCTTCTTTAGCCAGATCCTTAGCCAGACTGCGCACAAAGCATAAATATAACCTTTGA
- a CDS encoding ZIP family metal transporter: MSPILWAAGGTGFTFLMTTLGASVVFFFRKEVNQSVQRIFLGFAAGVMIAASVWSLLIPAIEEAEAKGIPGWMPAAGGFILGVVFLIVLDTLLPHLHPDMNAHGNNEAEGISSTWKRTTLLVMAVTLHNIPEGMAVGLAFALAAQHGSDPALYTAAMALAIGIGIQNFPEGAAISLPLRQEGLSTGKAFFRGSMSGIVEPVFGILTVIVAGSIQPLMPWLLSFAAGAMMYVVVEELIPEAHLGEHSNAGTLGVMVGFLIMMILDVALG; this comes from the coding sequence ATGTCACCGATCTTGTGGGCTGCCGGCGGTACCGGCTTTACATTCCTCATGACCACTTTGGGAGCTTCCGTTGTATTCTTCTTTCGAAAAGAGGTAAACCAGTCTGTCCAAAGGATCTTCTTAGGTTTTGCCGCCGGTGTCATGATCGCGGCCTCTGTCTGGTCGCTGCTTATTCCGGCCATTGAAGAAGCCGAAGCAAAGGGGATTCCAGGCTGGATGCCTGCTGCCGGAGGATTTATTTTAGGAGTCGTTTTTCTCATCGTGTTGGATACCCTCCTTCCTCACCTGCATCCTGATATGAACGCTCATGGAAACAATGAAGCAGAAGGAATTTCTTCTACCTGGAAGCGGACCACCCTGCTGGTCATGGCCGTGACACTACATAACATTCCGGAGGGCATGGCCGTTGGGCTTGCTTTTGCCCTGGCAGCCCAGCACGGAAGTGATCCGGCCCTTTACACTGCTGCCATGGCCCTTGCCATTGGAATCGGTATTCAGAACTTTCCGGAAGGCGCCGCCATTTCACTGCCCCTCAGACAGGAAGGTCTTTCTACGGGAAAGGCATTTTTCCGGGGCAGCATGTCCGGCATTGTAGAGCCTGTATTCGGAATCCTTACCGTAATCGTTGCAGGCAGTATCCAGCCGCTCATGCCCTGGCTTCTGTCCTTTGCCGCAGGCGCCATGATGTACGTGGTGGTGGAAGAGCTGATACCTGAGGCCCACCTGGGAGAACATTCCAATGCAGGAACCCTTGGTGTTATGGTTGGATTTTTAATCATGATGATTTTAGATGTAGCTTTAGGGTAA
- a CDS encoding C40 family peptidase gives MNIKIRWKRRSAYSVFLAAAAASLLAGCGEKSAVTELRKDATPSIAIVTEQKKEIQPIEILTPGGDLMPRLLMVPEQKENPIPEYLRNGVEHPVVASLQERLMNLGFMDNDEPTHYFGNVTEAAVKTYQRQNGLTQDGIVGPETLNSIMSPSAKYYAVSKGVEGEDISRIQNRLYELGYLASAGQVSSCFGDETEAAVKKLQEVNGLNIDGKVGRQTINLLYSEEIKPNFLAYGEKSDVVLSSQQRLKDLGYLTTTPDGAYGADTVTAVKQFQSRNDLVVDGYLGPSTRITLMSAEAQPNGFTLGEQGESVTRIQQLLNKYGYLASANVTGYYGEVTEKAVKAFQSNNGLTADGSVGQLTMSKLTGSSIKSAGSSGSSGGSTKGGTVKGGSGVSGLLSIARSKLGRPYVWGAKGSESFDCSGFVYWSLNQAGVRQSYLTSSGWRNVGKYTKITSFGSLKAGDIIVVSGHVGIVAGGGSVIDASSSNGRVVERTLSSWWKNNFICGWRIFG, from the coding sequence ATGAACATAAAAATAAGATGGAAGAGGCGTTCGGCCTATTCTGTGTTTCTGGCAGCGGCAGCAGCGTCCCTGCTGGCAGGCTGCGGTGAAAAGTCAGCGGTCACGGAACTTAGAAAAGATGCTACGCCCTCCATTGCTATAGTAACGGAACAAAAAAAGGAGATCCAGCCCATTGAGATACTCACGCCCGGCGGGGATTTAATGCCAAGGCTGCTTATGGTGCCGGAACAAAAGGAAAACCCCATTCCCGAGTATTTGCGCAATGGAGTGGAGCATCCGGTGGTGGCCAGCCTTCAGGAGCGATTGATGAATTTAGGCTTTATGGATAACGATGAACCTACCCATTATTTTGGAAATGTGACGGAGGCAGCTGTTAAAACCTATCAGCGCCAGAACGGTCTGACCCAGGACGGAATCGTAGGGCCTGAGACCTTAAATTCCATTATGTCCCCATCCGCCAAATATTACGCCGTGTCAAAGGGGGTGGAAGGGGAGGACATATCACGGATCCAGAACCGCCTTTATGAATTAGGGTATCTGGCAAGCGCAGGCCAGGTATCCAGCTGCTTTGGGGATGAAACGGAGGCTGCGGTCAAGAAGCTTCAGGAAGTCAACGGCTTAAACATAGACGGAAAAGTGGGACGTCAGACCATAAACCTTCTTTACAGCGAAGAGATCAAGCCCAACTTTCTGGCTTATGGGGAAAAAAGTGATGTGGTTTTATCCAGCCAGCAGCGCCTTAAAGACCTTGGGTATTTAACCACCACTCCGGACGGGGCTTACGGAGCTGATACAGTGACAGCGGTGAAGCAGTTCCAGTCCAGGAATGACCTGGTTGTGGATGGATATTTAGGGCCTTCCACCAGGATCACCTTAATGAGCGCAGAAGCGCAGCCAAACGGCTTTACCCTTGGTGAACAGGGAGAATCGGTTACCAGGATCCAGCAGCTGTTAAATAAATACGGGTACTTAGCTTCCGCCAATGTGACAGGATATTACGGTGAGGTGACAGAGAAGGCGGTTAAGGCCTTTCAGAGCAACAATGGTCTGACAGCGGATGGTTCCGTGGGACAGCTTACCATGAGCAAGCTTACGGGAAGCAGCATAAAATCTGCAGGCTCTTCCGGTTCCTCAGGCGGTTCAACCAAGGGAGGCACCGTTAAGGGAGGCTCCGGCGTAAGCGGTCTGCTTTCCATTGCCAGATCCAAGCTGGGACGCCCTTATGTATGGGGAGCCAAAGGATCGGAGTCCTTTGACTGTTCGGGATTTGTCTACTGGTCACTCAACCAGGCAGGAGTGAGGCAGAGCTACTTAACTTCTTCCGGCTGGAGAAATGTTGGGAAATATACGAAAATCACCAGCTTTGGAAGTTTGAAGGCAGGGGATATCATTGTGGTGAGCGGCCATGTGGGAATCGTGGCCGGAGGCGGAAGTGTCATCGATGCTTCCTCCAGTAACGGACGGGTAGTGGAACGTACTTTAAGCTCCTGGTGGAAGAACAACTTTATTTGCGGCTGGCGAATATTTGGATAG
- a CDS encoding MATE family efflux transporter: MSMKTQRKAIDMITDSPGRALLLFALPMILGNLFQQFYNIIDSVVVGRFVGEEALASVGASYSITNVFIAIAVGGGIGSSVVVSQFLGAKQTGNMKTAISTTLINFLLIGVILGGLGLLFNHRILSFMNTPENVFDDAAVYLGIYFMGLPFLFMYNVQASVFQALGDSKTPLYLLVFSSLLNVGLDLLFVVQFFMGVAGVAIATLIAQGLSAVLSFFILMRRLKKYETTEQFRLYDWNMMLHMMRVAIPSTLQQSIVHIGMLLVQSVVNVFGSAVMAGFAAGTRIESICIVPMLALGNAMSTYTAQNIGAGRTDRVKKGYRYCYFMVGVFAVIICIIMETWGDWFIRSFLNEGSAETAFKTGMDYVRFISFFYVCIGLKATTDGLLRGAGDVVVFTAANLVNLAIRVSVAALLAPVIGVQAVWFAVPMGWTANYIISFFRYLTGKWERIRLIS, from the coding sequence ATGAGTATGAAAACACAGAGAAAAGCAATTGATATGATAACAGATTCACCGGGAAGGGCACTTTTGCTCTTTGCCCTTCCCATGATTCTTGGAAATTTATTTCAGCAGTTTTATAATATCATAGACTCCGTGGTGGTAGGGCGGTTTGTAGGGGAGGAAGCGTTGGCTTCGGTAGGGGCTTCCTATTCCATTACAAACGTGTTTATTGCCATTGCGGTAGGTGGCGGAATCGGAAGCTCGGTGGTTGTGTCCCAGTTTTTAGGGGCAAAACAGACAGGAAACATGAAAACCGCCATATCTACCACCCTTATAAATTTTCTTTTGATCGGTGTGATATTAGGCGGTCTGGGGCTTCTTTTCAATCACCGGATTTTAAGCTTCATGAATACCCCTGAGAATGTATTTGATGATGCTGCGGTGTATCTGGGCATTTATTTTATGGGGCTGCCTTTTTTATTCATGTATAATGTGCAGGCCTCGGTTTTTCAGGCCCTGGGAGATTCAAAGACTCCTCTGTACTTACTGGTCTTTTCTTCTCTCTTAAATGTTGGATTGGACCTGCTGTTTGTGGTCCAGTTTTTCATGGGAGTAGCCGGTGTAGCAATCGCCACGCTGATCGCCCAGGGGCTTTCCGCAGTCCTGTCATTTTTCATTCTGATGAGAAGGTTAAAGAAGTATGAAACAACGGAACAGTTCCGGCTCTATGACTGGAATATGATGCTTCATATGATGCGGGTAGCAATTCCCTCCACCCTTCAGCAGTCCATAGTTCATATCGGAATGCTTCTCGTACAATCCGTTGTCAATGTATTCGGTTCTGCGGTCATGGCGGGCTTTGCGGCAGGGACCAGGATCGAATCCATCTGCATTGTTCCCATGCTGGCTCTGGGAAATGCAATGTCCACCTATACTGCCCAGAATATAGGTGCAGGAAGGACAGACCGGGTGAAAAAGGGCTACCGTTACTGTTATTTCATGGTGGGTGTTTTTGCTGTGATCATCTGTATCATCATGGAAACGTGGGGAGATTGGTTCATAAGAAGCTTTTTAAATGAAGGAAGTGCGGAAACGGCATTTAAGACGGGAATGGATTATGTCCGGTTCATCTCATTCTTTTACGTGTGCATTGGTCTTAAAGCGACCACAGACGGGCTTTTAAGGGGGGCAGGAGATGTGGTGGTGTTTACTGCAGCCAATCTGGTAAACCTTGCGATCCGGGTGTCAGTGGCTGCTTTGCTGGCCCCCGTTATTGGCGTCCAGGCCGTTTGGTTTGCGGTTCCAATGGGCTGGACGGCCAATTATATCATATCTTTTTTCCGCTACCTGACGGGAAAGTGGGAGAGGATAAGGCTTATTTCTTAA
- a CDS encoding sensor histidine kinase: MKKRTDFAVFLHMLFSLLVVIGVSIMYSNSHYGEGIRWITHETYEDTPDFTRQLKSDIDDIFNYVKYKEVFETNGKLDYSKPIARVMEGPGTTTEYTVDEMIRRAKSLGFYLNEQFKVSGGQPASNDGDSYVRVDYRAYEPDFKITEPGEAFLTMDQLAYEVLTHLGNYYSFYYRFIQNPSNLKFEILYHNTEEDYKLYSNVSGKTVNDFKAMGKYLYVTGEALYVDSNLSNVPKNVSSQLEKMNPYNNGNYHMTIAVDTSYPFDDAYAQASASYDRMRLLFIIGMISLCLGILGCAATLYALVNHIGHPDKEHGSGPMERIHRLPAESCMLLFAGAAILTLFLANQVAYKIIHLFLSDELWDYGELALRILIYYAAGLSAALSLLKRYKEGNLWTGSLTYRGFRNLSLYVKNHRFTTRIMLFYILFLVFNIGMTMAFAFLLFTYSSLESRILMGAVAVLFFCLDFLVFHQMYKNAWETDQINEALLNISNGDTTYKIETMAFNGKERELAEHINHISTGLETALQEKVRSERLKADLITNVSHDIKTPLTSIINYVDLIKREQIQDPKIQGYLEVLEQKSQRLKTLTEDLVEASKASSGNLKLEITSIDFVELIHQTNGEFEEKFALRHLELVSSLPAESILIEADGRYLWRVLENLYNNAFKYAMEHSRVYVDITVEGNMAVFTMKNISQNPLNIRADELTERFVRGDVARTTEGSGLGISIAKSLAELQGGDLRLYIDGDLFKAGVAFPIKK, from the coding sequence ATGAAAAAAAGAACAGATTTTGCAGTCTTCCTGCACATGCTCTTCTCCCTTCTTGTTGTCATCGGCGTCTCCATCATGTACAGCAATTCCCACTACGGAGAGGGCATCCGCTGGATCACCCATGAAACCTATGAGGACACGCCTGACTTCACCCGCCAGCTCAAATCCGATATTGATGATATTTTTAACTATGTAAAATATAAGGAAGTATTTGAAACCAACGGAAAGCTTGATTATTCCAAGCCCATTGCCAGGGTTATGGAAGGTCCTGGGACCACAACGGAATATACGGTAGATGAGATGATACGCAGGGCCAAGTCCCTGGGCTTTTATCTGAATGAACAGTTTAAAGTGAGCGGAGGACAGCCGGCCTCCAATGACGGAGATTCCTATGTACGGGTGGATTACCGGGCATATGAACCGGATTTTAAGATCACGGAGCCTGGGGAAGCATTTCTCACCATGGACCAGCTGGCCTATGAGGTGCTGACCCACCTGGGCAATTACTATTCTTTTTATTACCGCTTTATCCAGAATCCCAGTAATCTGAAGTTCGAAATTCTCTATCATAACACGGAGGAAGATTATAAGCTTTACAGCAATGTTTCCGGAAAAACAGTAAATGACTTTAAGGCCATGGGAAAATATCTTTACGTAACCGGAGAAGCCCTTTACGTGGATTCCAATTTAAGTAATGTTCCGAAAAATGTTTCTTCCCAGCTTGAAAAGATGAATCCCTATAACAACGGCAATTACCATATGACCATAGCCGTGGACACTTCCTATCCCTTTGATGACGCTTACGCCCAGGCTTCCGCCTCCTATGACCGGATGCGCCTGCTGTTCATCATTGGAATGATAAGCCTGTGCCTGGGGATTTTAGGCTGTGCAGCAACCCTTTACGCCCTCGTAAACCACATCGGGCATCCGGATAAGGAACATGGCTCTGGTCCTATGGAGCGGATCCACCGGCTCCCGGCAGAAAGCTGCATGCTTCTGTTTGCCGGCGCTGCCATTCTGACCCTGTTTCTTGCAAACCAGGTGGCATATAAGATCATTCATCTTTTCCTTTCTGATGAACTATGGGATTACGGAGAATTGGCACTGCGTATTCTTATTTATTACGCAGCCGGACTGTCAGCTGCCTTAAGCCTTTTAAAGCGGTATAAGGAAGGTAATCTCTGGACCGGAAGCCTAACGTACCGGGGATTTCGAAACCTGTCCCTGTATGTAAAGAACCACCGCTTCACCACCCGGATCATGCTTTTCTATATCCTGTTCCTGGTTTTTAACATTGGAATGACAATGGCTTTTGCTTTTCTTCTGTTTACCTATAGCAGCCTGGAATCCAGGATCCTTATGGGTGCAGTTGCCGTATTGTTTTTCTGCCTGGATTTTCTCGTATTTCATCAGATGTACAAGAATGCATGGGAAACCGACCAGATCAACGAAGCTCTTTTAAACATTTCTAATGGAGATACCACCTATAAGATCGAAACCATGGCATTTAACGGGAAAGAACGGGAGCTGGCTGAGCATATCAATCACATCAGCACAGGACTTGAGACAGCCCTCCAGGAAAAGGTGCGTAGCGAGCGCTTAAAAGCAGACTTGATCACCAATGTGTCCCATGATATCAAGACTCCCCTTACATCCATCATAAACTATGTGGACCTTATAAAAAGGGAGCAGATACAGGATCCAAAGATTCAGGGATATTTGGAAGTTCTGGAACAAAAGTCCCAGAGGCTAAAGACTTTGACAGAAGACCTGGTAGAAGCCTCAAAGGCAAGTTCAGGGAATTTAAAGCTGGAGATCACCAGCATTGATTTTGTAGAACTCATCCATCAAACTAATGGAGAATTTGAAGAAAAGTTTGCCCTCCGCCACTTAGAACTGGTCTCCAGCTTACCGGCCGAATCCATCCTGATTGAGGCGGACGGCCGGTATCTGTGGAGGGTGCTTGAAAACCTTTATAATAATGCGTTTAAGTATGCCATGGAACACAGCCGGGTATACGTGGACATTACCGTGGAAGGGAATATGGCAGTCTTTACCATGAAAAACATTTCCCAAAACCCCTTAAACATCCGGGCTGATGAACTGACCGAACGCTTTGTCCGCGGCGATGTTGCCCGGACAACGGAAGGAAGCGGCCTTGGGATCTCCATCGCCAAAAGCCTGGCCGAGCTCCAGGGCGGAGATTTAAGGCTTTACATTGACGGAGATTTATTTAAGGCAGGCGTTGCCTTCCCCATTAAGAAATAA